A genomic segment from Actinomadura hallensis encodes:
- a CDS encoding DUF397 domain-containing protein, with translation MDGQAMADVWRDRLVWQKSRRSNPSGNCVEMAELPSGEIAVRNSRDPEGAVLVYTREEVEAFVGGAKDGDFDHMLV, from the coding sequence ATGGACGGCCAAGCGATGGCGGACGTCTGGCGCGACCGGCTCGTCTGGCAGAAGAGCCGGCGCAGCAACCCGTCCGGGAACTGCGTGGAGATGGCCGAACTCCCCAGCGGGGAGATCGCGGTGCGCAACTCCCGTGACCCCGAGGGGGCGGTGCTCGTCTACACGCGCGAGGAGGTGGAGGCGTTCGTCGGAGGCGCCAAGGACGGCGACTTCGACCACATGCTGGTCTGA
- a CDS encoding alpha,alpha-trehalose-phosphate synthase (UDP-forming), which produces MSRGSEFVVVANRLPVDRTVGADGTPHWRRSPGGLVSAIAPVMRSRKGTWIGWAGAPDEELEPFEEDGMSLHPIAQSAREVELYYEGFSNATLWPLYHDVVAPPVYDRAMWDVYVRVNRRFAEAAAKVAADGAIVWVQDYQLQLVPRMLRELRPDLRIGFFLHIPFPPLELFWQLPWRRQILEGLLGADLVGFQLPGAAANFVRLCRRLLDARYVKQDVFWDDRVVRARAFPISVDVGELDDLVERPEVRERAEEIRSDLGDATVLLGVDRLDYTKGITQRLQAFGELFEDGHLKPGQAVFVQIATPSRERVEQYQLLREEIEQQVGRINGEYGELGFPVIHYMHTSYDRPELTALYLAADVMVVTPLRDGMNLVAKEYVACRKDLRGALVLSEFTGAAAELKRGAFQVNPYDIDGLKDTLLAALAAEPAEQARRMRMMRRRVIENDVDRWARAFLSELERPERSVLARPAPAVEG; this is translated from the coding sequence GTGTCGCGCGGTAGTGAGTTCGTGGTGGTGGCCAACCGGCTTCCGGTCGACAGGACCGTCGGAGCGGACGGAACTCCGCACTGGCGGCGCAGCCCCGGGGGCCTGGTCAGCGCCATCGCCCCGGTGATGCGAAGCAGGAAGGGCACCTGGATCGGCTGGGCGGGCGCCCCCGACGAGGAACTCGAGCCGTTCGAAGAGGACGGCATGTCGCTGCACCCCATCGCGCAGTCCGCGCGGGAGGTCGAGCTTTACTACGAGGGTTTCTCGAACGCCACGCTATGGCCGCTCTATCACGACGTCGTGGCGCCGCCGGTCTACGACCGGGCGATGTGGGACGTCTATGTCCGGGTGAACAGGCGTTTCGCGGAGGCGGCGGCCAAGGTCGCCGCCGACGGCGCGATCGTGTGGGTGCAGGACTACCAGCTCCAGCTGGTCCCGCGGATGCTGCGCGAGCTGCGTCCTGACCTGCGGATCGGGTTCTTCCTGCACATCCCCTTCCCGCCCCTGGAGCTGTTCTGGCAGCTGCCGTGGCGGCGGCAGATCCTCGAGGGCCTGCTCGGCGCGGACCTGGTCGGCTTCCAGCTGCCGGGCGCGGCGGCCAACTTCGTCCGGCTGTGCCGGCGGCTCCTCGACGCCCGCTACGTCAAGCAGGACGTCTTCTGGGACGACCGGGTCGTGCGGGCCCGCGCCTTCCCGATCTCGGTGGACGTGGGCGAGCTCGACGACCTCGTGGAGCGCCCGGAGGTCCGGGAGCGTGCGGAGGAGATCCGGAGCGACCTCGGGGACGCCACCGTCCTGCTGGGCGTGGACCGCCTCGACTACACCAAGGGCATCACGCAGCGGCTGCAGGCGTTCGGGGAGCTGTTCGAGGACGGCCACCTCAAGCCGGGGCAGGCCGTGTTCGTGCAGATCGCCACGCCGAGCCGCGAGCGGGTCGAGCAGTACCAGCTGCTCCGCGAGGAGATCGAGCAGCAGGTGGGCCGGATCAACGGGGAGTACGGCGAGCTCGGATTTCCGGTCATTCACTATATGCACACTTCGTACGACCGCCCCGAGCTGACCGCGCTCTACCTCGCGGCGGACGTGATGGTGGTGACCCCGCTGCGGGACGGCATGAACCTCGTCGCCAAGGAGTACGTGGCCTGCCGCAAGGACCTGCGCGGCGCGCTCGTGCTCAGCGAGTTCACCGGCGCCGCGGCCGAGCTCAAGCGCGGGGCGTTCCAGGTGAACCCCTACGACATCGACGGGCTCAAGGACACGCTGCTGGCCGCGCTGGCGGCCGAGCCGGCCGAGCAGGCGCGGCGGATGCGCATGATGCGCCGCCGCGTGATCGAGAACGACGTGGACCGCTGGGCGCGCGCGTTCCTCAGTGAGCTGGAGCGTCCGGAGCGCTCGGTCCTGGCGCGGCCGGCTCCCGCCGTGGAGGGCTGA
- a CDS encoding ArsR/SmtB family transcription factor: MDEVFKALADPSRRRLLDSLNARNGQTLRELCSGLDMARQSVSKHLAVLEAAHLVTTARRGREKLHYLNAAPINAIADRWMSRYDRDRARALADLKTALEQGPMTGSDFVYTTYIKTTPERLWQALTDPAFTRRYWGVAFETDWKPGSTITWHEESASIVDAEQVVLEAEPGRRLSYTWHTFTPEWAEAVGVDEETRTRLLAEPRSKVTFEIEPAGESVKLTVVHEAGDVLLGMSREGWPAIVSGLKTLLETGEPLPVPAG; this comes from the coding sequence GTGGACGAGGTCTTCAAGGCGCTGGCCGATCCGAGCCGGCGCCGCCTGCTGGACAGCCTCAACGCCCGCAACGGGCAGACCCTGCGGGAGCTGTGCTCCGGGCTGGACATGGCCAGGCAGTCGGTCAGCAAGCACCTCGCCGTGCTGGAGGCCGCGCACCTGGTGACGACGGCGCGCCGCGGCCGGGAGAAGCTCCACTACCTCAACGCCGCCCCGATCAACGCCATCGCCGACCGCTGGATGAGCCGGTACGACCGGGATCGGGCGCGCGCCCTGGCCGACCTGAAGACCGCATTGGAGCAAGGTCCCATGACCGGAAGCGACTTCGTCTACACCACCTACATCAAGACCACGCCGGAGCGTCTCTGGCAGGCGCTGACCGACCCCGCGTTCACGCGCCGCTACTGGGGCGTCGCCTTCGAGACGGACTGGAAGCCCGGTTCCACGATCACCTGGCACGAGGAGTCCGCGTCGATCGTCGACGCGGAACAGGTCGTCCTTGAAGCCGAGCCCGGACGGCGCCTCTCCTACACCTGGCACACGTTCACACCGGAGTGGGCCGAGGCCGTCGGCGTGGACGAGGAGACCCGTACCCGTCTCCTCGCCGAGCCCCGCTCGAAGGTCACCTTCGAGATCGAGCCGGCGGGGGAGTCGGTCAAGCTGACCGTCGTCCACGAGGCCGGCGACGTGCTCCTCGGCATGTCCCGCGAGGGCTGGCCGGCCATCGTGTCCGGTCTCAAGACGCTGCTGGAGACCGGCGAACCCCTTCCCGTCCCCGCCGGCTGA
- a CDS encoding ATP-binding protein, with amino-acid sequence MTVDQADDVAARTAVGGGRPRHAAALHPWPDASPAGHGPDAPAGGHAAVAVEPGLAGLWPAPHAGTPRMARQVFPAEITTPRSAREFTQATLDAWGVTENVEDVVVAVSELATNALQHGMEGLPHPLPLCPIQLVLIGHPRRLVVSVTDPSGRPPEPIPSDPGRFVEGGRGLLVVGAVSDAWGWARLATGGKAVWAAFERRVSPPRREPAAPGPSAPDAPAH; translated from the coding sequence ATGACCGTTGATCAGGCAGACGACGTCGCAGCCCGCACCGCCGTGGGCGGCGGCCGGCCGCGGCACGCCGCGGCACTCCACCCCTGGCCGGACGCGTCCCCGGCCGGCCACGGACCGGACGCGCCGGCAGGCGGCCACGCGGCCGTCGCCGTCGAGCCGGGCCTGGCCGGGCTGTGGCCCGCGCCGCACGCGGGGACGCCGCGCATGGCGCGGCAGGTGTTCCCCGCGGAGATCACGACCCCGCGCTCGGCGCGGGAGTTCACCCAGGCCACCCTGGACGCGTGGGGCGTGACCGAGAACGTCGAGGACGTCGTGGTCGCGGTGTCGGAGCTGGCGACGAACGCGCTCCAGCACGGCATGGAGGGGCTGCCCCACCCGCTGCCGCTGTGCCCCATCCAGCTCGTGCTGATCGGGCACCCGCGCCGCCTGGTCGTCTCGGTGACCGACCCGAGCGGGCGTCCTCCCGAGCCGATCCCGAGTGACCCCGGCAGGTTCGTCGAGGGCGGCCGCGGCCTCCTCGTCGTCGGCGCGGTCAGCGACGCGTGGGGCTGGGCGCGGCTCGCCACCGGCGGAAAGGCCGTCTGGGCGGCCTTCGAGCGGCGGGTCAGCCCTCCACGGCGGGAGCCGGCCGCGCCAGGACCGAGCGCTCCGGACGCTCCAGCTCACTGA
- a CDS encoding YbaK/EbsC family protein, with translation MVGRLDWRPADEHPGLLAEPVAAAIGEVPEAEVAEIDPELADTAAFCERYGVPLELSANCVVVAAKRGGQVAHAACVVLATDRADVNGVVRRHLGARKASFAPMDEATSLTRMEYGGITPVGLPAGWPILVDEAAAAASRVVVGSGLRRSKILLPGKALAGLPDAEVMKLAL, from the coding sequence ATGGTGGGCAGACTCGACTGGCGGCCGGCGGACGAGCACCCCGGGCTGCTGGCGGAGCCGGTGGCCGCGGCGATCGGGGAGGTCCCCGAGGCCGAGGTCGCCGAGATCGACCCGGAACTCGCCGACACGGCGGCGTTCTGCGAGCGCTACGGCGTGCCGCTGGAGCTCAGCGCCAACTGCGTGGTCGTCGCGGCGAAACGCGGCGGGCAGGTCGCCCACGCGGCGTGCGTGGTCCTCGCCACCGACCGCGCGGACGTGAACGGCGTCGTCCGCAGGCACCTCGGCGCCCGGAAGGCGTCGTTCGCGCCGATGGACGAGGCGACCTCGCTCACCCGGATGGAGTACGGCGGCATCACCCCGGTCGGCCTCCCCGCCGGCTGGCCGATCCTGGTGGACGAGGCGGCCGCGGCCGCGTCCCGCGTCGTCGTCGGCAGCGGCCTGCGCAGGTCCAAGATCCTGCTGCCGGGCAAGGCCCTCGCCGGGCTCCCCGACGCGGAGGTCATGAAGCTCGCCCTGTGA
- a CDS encoding MarR family winged helix-turn-helix transcriptional regulator — MSDAGDVLEPRELRAWMAFLAAAHLVDHEVERQLKRDGGLSHAEFEVLVKLQDAEGGRMRMSDLAREVMVSKSRLTYQVTQLERAGLVKRTGCESDRRSVWAELTADGAEALAGVRPGHRRVVRETLIDVLTPEEIDVLGDALGRVADRLRGR; from the coding sequence ATGAGCGATGCGGGCGACGTCCTGGAACCACGGGAGCTGCGCGCCTGGATGGCGTTCCTCGCCGCCGCCCACCTGGTCGACCACGAGGTCGAGCGGCAGCTCAAGCGGGACGGAGGGCTCTCCCACGCCGAGTTCGAGGTGCTGGTCAAGCTGCAGGACGCGGAGGGCGGCCGGATGCGGATGTCGGACCTCGCGCGCGAGGTCATGGTCTCCAAGAGCCGCCTCACCTACCAGGTCACCCAGCTCGAACGGGCCGGGCTCGTGAAGCGCACCGGCTGCGAGTCCGACCGCCGCTCGGTGTGGGCGGAGCTGACCGCCGACGGCGCCGAGGCGCTCGCCGGCGTCCGGCCGGGGCACCGCCGCGTCGTCCGCGAGACGCTGATCGACGTGCTGACCCCCGAGGAGATCGACGTGCTCGGCGACGCCCTCGGCCGCGTCGCCGACCGCCTGCGCGGACGGTAG
- a CDS encoding DedA family protein has product MIEMTYAVSAGEIAGGVAGWATDLMDRLGAPGAGLAIALENLFPPLPSEVILPLAGFTAAQGDMNLAAAMACTTAGSVVGALVLYWVGVLVGRDRMRALVTRLPLVKLDDLDRTEAWFARHGAKAVFFGRMVPIFRSLISVPAGLERMRMRTFLLYTTLGSALWNTAFITAGYVLGDNWRTVERYLGIYSKAVLALFVLAVAAFAAVRVVRSRRHGKGRPGGHRARRRERAGGRDYERDRTS; this is encoded by the coding sequence ATGATCGAGATGACGTACGCGGTCTCCGCGGGCGAGATCGCCGGCGGCGTCGCGGGCTGGGCGACCGACCTGATGGACAGGCTCGGCGCGCCCGGCGCGGGGCTGGCGATCGCGCTGGAGAACCTGTTCCCGCCCCTGCCGAGCGAGGTGATCCTTCCGCTGGCGGGGTTCACGGCCGCGCAGGGCGACATGAACTTGGCCGCGGCCATGGCGTGCACGACGGCCGGGAGCGTGGTGGGGGCCCTGGTCCTCTACTGGGTCGGTGTGCTGGTCGGCCGGGACCGAATGCGGGCCCTTGTGACGCGGCTGCCGCTGGTCAAGCTCGACGACCTGGACCGGACGGAGGCGTGGTTCGCGCGGCACGGCGCCAAGGCGGTGTTCTTCGGCCGGATGGTCCCGATCTTCCGCAGCCTGATCTCCGTCCCGGCGGGGCTGGAGCGCATGCGGATGAGAACGTTCCTGCTGTACACGACGCTGGGCAGCGCGCTCTGGAACACGGCGTTCATCACGGCCGGGTACGTGCTCGGCGACAACTGGCGCACGGTCGAGCGCTACCTGGGCATCTACTCCAAGGCCGTGCTCGCGCTCTTCGTCCTGGCGGTGGCGGCGTTCGCCGCCGTGCGCGTCGTCAGGTCGCGACGTCACGGCAAGGGCCGGCCGGGCGGGCATCGGGCGCGACGCAGGGAACGGGCAGGAGGCAGAGACTACGAGCGGGACCGCACCTCCTGA
- a CDS encoding SAM-dependent methyltransferase, with protein sequence MGDDLTEKAPPGIDPTTPTFARVYDYFLGGKDNFAADREVADMVMQLVPEAPVVARGNRAAIERAVTYMASDVGIDQFIDIGSGLPTASNVHQFARDANPAARVVYIDNDPIVLAHGRALLTESGVATFIQGDLYEPEKIFTDPALTGMIDLSRPVGVILAAIIHHVPDDRDPAGVVAALLPHLAPGSHVMLTHLHDSGDDPRVEEAKRVLQSGLGGSYFRHSSEIERFMDGLTILEPGVAHVTEWRPNGPTGPLEHPLHTQMVAVMGRKD encoded by the coding sequence GTGGGCGACGACCTCACCGAGAAGGCGCCTCCTGGCATCGACCCCACCACGCCGACGTTCGCGCGCGTGTACGACTACTTCCTCGGCGGCAAGGACAACTTCGCCGCCGACCGCGAGGTGGCCGACATGGTGATGCAGCTCGTGCCGGAAGCACCCGTGGTGGCTCGGGGCAACCGGGCCGCGATAGAGCGCGCGGTCACCTACATGGCCTCCGACGTGGGCATCGACCAGTTCATCGACATCGGGTCGGGGCTGCCCACGGCGTCGAACGTGCACCAGTTCGCGCGCGACGCGAACCCCGCCGCGCGGGTCGTCTACATCGACAACGACCCGATCGTCCTCGCGCACGGGCGGGCGCTGCTCACCGAGAGCGGCGTCGCGACCTTCATCCAGGGCGACCTGTACGAGCCGGAGAAGATCTTCACCGACCCGGCGCTGACCGGGATGATCGATCTGTCGCGTCCCGTGGGCGTGATCCTGGCCGCGATCATCCACCACGTGCCGGACGACCGTGACCCCGCGGGGGTCGTCGCCGCGCTGCTCCCCCATCTGGCGCCCGGCAGCCACGTGATGCTGACCCACCTGCACGACTCGGGGGACGACCCGCGCGTCGAGGAGGCCAAGCGCGTCCTCCAGTCGGGCCTGGGCGGCTCCTACTTCCGCCACTCCTCCGAGATCGAGCGCTTCATGGACGGGCTCACCATTCTCGAGCCCGGCGTCGCGCACGTGACCGAGTGGCGGCCGAACGGGCCGACGGGGCCGCTGGAGCACCCCCTCCACACCCAGATGGTGGCCGTCATGGGCCGCAAGGACTGA
- a CDS encoding GMC family oxidoreductase, whose amino-acid sequence MSAMTGAVATLLGIEDAADLDRVAAGAEAIAESLPSPARLGLRTGAGTLDVLARITTGHALDGLDSDARDAFCARVAARPSTARIAELMKIPLLLAAGTELLPAPPPPRRLARPDPALDCTPAAQWPGCTTADAVVIGSGAGGAMAARTLARRGMAVVVLEEGRRFTSRDFRERPPLDRFLALYRDGGATVALGRPPVLLPEGRAVGGTTVVNSGTCYRTPGHVLRRWADAGAPVEGFGARLDEVEATLRVAPQPLGPLGRNGRLALAGAERLGWRAAPLRRNAPGCVGSAQCAVGCPHNAKYGVHLNALPQACEAGARIVSEARAERILVERGTATGVRARRPDGTFFEVLAPRIVVAAGATQTPLLLRRSGLGRHPELGRGMAVHPATNLAGRFAEPVESWSGVMQSVGIEELHADGILIEATASPPGMSSFPLPGLGRALRRELARADRLAVLGAMIADAPSGRVRGARRRALLRYDLAREDAARLRRAIVAMGRVLFAAGAEEVLTGLPRSPVVRDEAELTRAAAMASAADLHLAAFHPTGTAKLGADADRAPVDPSGRLRGVRGVHVADASVLPSCPEVNPQLTIMAMALAIADGID is encoded by the coding sequence ATGAGCGCCATGACCGGGGCGGTCGCGACCCTGCTCGGCATCGAGGACGCCGCGGACCTCGACCGCGTCGCCGCCGGCGCCGAGGCCATCGCGGAGTCGCTGCCCTCCCCGGCGCGGCTCGGCCTGCGCACCGGCGCGGGAACCCTCGACGTGCTGGCGCGGATCACCACCGGGCACGCCCTGGACGGCCTCGACTCCGACGCCCGCGACGCGTTCTGCGCCCGGGTCGCCGCCCGGCCGTCCACCGCCCGGATCGCCGAGCTGATGAAGATCCCGCTGCTGCTGGCGGCCGGGACGGAGCTGCTGCCCGCGCCGCCGCCCCCGCGCCGCCTGGCCCGCCCGGACCCGGCGCTGGACTGCACTCCGGCCGCGCAGTGGCCGGGCTGCACGACCGCCGACGCCGTCGTGATCGGGTCGGGGGCGGGCGGCGCGATGGCGGCCCGGACCCTCGCCCGGCGCGGCATGGCGGTGGTCGTCCTGGAGGAGGGGCGGCGGTTCACCTCCCGCGACTTCAGGGAGCGCCCGCCGCTCGACCGCTTCCTCGCCCTGTACCGGGACGGCGGCGCCACCGTCGCCCTCGGCCGCCCGCCCGTGCTGCTGCCGGAGGGCAGGGCGGTCGGCGGCACGACCGTGGTCAACAGCGGCACCTGCTACCGGACCCCCGGGCACGTCCTGCGCCGGTGGGCGGACGCCGGCGCGCCCGTCGAGGGGTTCGGCGCCCGGCTGGACGAGGTGGAGGCCACGCTGCGGGTCGCGCCGCAGCCGCTGGGCCCGCTCGGCCGCAACGGGCGCCTCGCGCTCGCCGGCGCGGAGCGGCTCGGCTGGCGCGCCGCGCCGCTGCGCCGCAACGCGCCGGGCTGCGTGGGCAGCGCGCAGTGCGCCGTCGGCTGCCCGCACAACGCCAAGTACGGCGTGCACCTGAACGCGCTGCCGCAGGCGTGCGAGGCGGGCGCCCGCATCGTCAGCGAGGCGCGGGCCGAGCGGATCCTCGTCGAGCGCGGCACCGCGACCGGCGTGCGCGCGCGCCGTCCCGACGGGACGTTCTTCGAGGTCCTGGCACCGCGGATCGTCGTCGCCGCGGGCGCCACCCAGACCCCGCTGCTCCTGCGGCGCTCCGGGCTCGGCAGGCACCCGGAGCTGGGGCGCGGCATGGCCGTCCACCCCGCGACGAACCTGGCCGGCCGGTTCGCCGAGCCGGTCGAGTCGTGGTCGGGGGTGATGCAGAGCGTCGGCATCGAGGAGCTGCACGCCGACGGGATCCTCATCGAGGCGACGGCGAGCCCGCCCGGCATGAGCTCGTTCCCGCTGCCCGGCCTCGGCCGGGCCCTGCGCCGCGAGCTGGCGCGCGCCGACCGGCTCGCCGTGCTCGGGGCGATGATCGCCGACGCCCCGTCCGGCCGGGTCCGCGGCGCCCGGCGCCGGGCGCTGCTGCGCTACGACCTGGCCCGCGAGGACGCCGCCCGGCTGCGCCGCGCCATCGTCGCGATGGGGCGGGTGCTGTTCGCCGCCGGCGCCGAGGAGGTGCTCACCGGGCTGCCCCGGTCCCCGGTCGTGCGGGACGAGGCGGAGCTGACCCGCGCCGCTGCCATGGCCTCCGCCGCGGACCTGCACCTGGCAGCCTTCCACCCCACCGGCACCGCGAAGCTCGGCGCGGACGCGGACCGGGCCCCGGTCGACCCGTCCGGACGGCTGCGCGGGGTCCGCGGCGTCCACGTCGCGGACGCGTCGGTGCTGCCGAGCTGCCCCGAGGTGAACCCGCAGCTGACGATCATGGCGATGGCGCTGGCCATCGCCGACGGCATCGACTAG
- a CDS encoding FAD-binding protein: protein MRDAGGMRDADAMGAAETLRGAGTTGGAGTTGEAGRMRDFGGIVERSPARVVRPGSAGEVADAVREAAARGLRAVPRGLGHSTHGQSLTDGVSLDLRGLTGTEVRGRRAVAAAGTTWREVLAATLPHGLTPPVLTDYLDLTVGGTISAGGIGGTSHVHGTQADNVLALDAVVGGEPVTCSPAVRPELFDSLRGGLGRHGVITAATLRLVPAPERVLSCTIPCPDAEGALRVQRELRADHLSAQVKPSEDGWEYEVKAVLYGDGAEPPPGTAEAEELPYPGFCDRMRPDVEELIALGEWARPHPWGMVLLPASRAAAVIGATLAGMTAEDLGLSGVILVKALRVGRVPMLDAPEDPVLFSVLRTASPGCASVPEMLAANRALLDRALAVGGARYAVDSVPG, encoded by the coding sequence GTGCGGGACGCCGGAGGCATGCGCGACGCCGACGCCATGGGCGCAGCTGAGACCCTGCGCGGCGCGGGGACCACGGGCGGCGCGGGGACCACGGGCGAAGCGGGGCGCATGCGCGACTTCGGCGGCATCGTGGAGCGCTCGCCCGCCCGGGTCGTCCGGCCGGGGTCGGCGGGCGAGGTCGCGGACGCCGTCCGCGAGGCCGCCGCACGGGGACTCCGCGCGGTGCCGCGCGGGCTCGGTCACTCGACGCACGGGCAGTCCCTCACCGACGGCGTGTCCCTCGACCTGCGCGGCCTCACCGGCACGGAGGTGCGGGGACGGCGGGCCGTGGCCGCGGCGGGGACGACCTGGCGGGAGGTCCTCGCGGCCACCCTGCCGCACGGCCTGACCCCGCCGGTCCTGACCGACTACCTCGACCTCACGGTCGGCGGCACGATCTCCGCGGGCGGGATCGGCGGCACCTCGCACGTCCACGGCACCCAGGCGGACAACGTCCTCGCCCTGGACGCCGTCGTCGGCGGCGAGCCCGTCACCTGCTCCCCCGCCGTCCGGCCCGAGCTGTTCGACTCCCTCCGCGGCGGGCTCGGCCGGCACGGTGTCATCACGGCGGCGACGCTGCGGCTCGTCCCCGCCCCCGAGCGGGTGCTGAGCTGCACGATCCCCTGCCCGGACGCCGAAGGCGCGCTCCGCGTCCAGCGGGAGCTGCGCGCGGACCATCTGTCGGCACAGGTGAAGCCGTCGGAGGACGGGTGGGAGTACGAGGTGAAGGCCGTCCTGTACGGGGACGGCGCCGAACCCCCGCCCGGCACGGCGGAAGCGGAGGAGCTCCCCTACCCCGGCTTCTGCGACCGCATGCGTCCCGACGTCGAGGAGCTGATCGCGCTCGGCGAGTGGGCGCGCCCGCACCCGTGGGGCATGGTCCTCCTGCCCGCCTCCCGCGCCGCCGCCGTCATCGGGGCGACGCTCGCGGGCATGACCGCCGAGGACCTCGGGCTGAGCGGCGTCATCCTCGTCAAGGCGCTGCGGGTCGGCCGCGTGCCGATGCTGGACGCGCCGGAGGACCCCGTCCTGTTCAGCGTCCTCCGGACGGCCTCGCCGGGCTGCGCGTCCGTGCCGGAGATGCTCGCCGCCAACCGCGCGCTCCTCGACCGCGCCCTCGCCGTGGGCGGCGCGCGCTATGCCGTCGACTCGGTCCCCGGCTGA
- a CDS encoding DUF5999 family protein codes for MTTRPDSTCPHEPPCPRPDALDREAARTVAHHPEQGWSLLCNGVVVFEDTGELLPDGRVIDPRRPSLQVRPTSSQVRPTPLA; via the coding sequence GTGACCACTCGACCCGACTCGACCTGCCCGCACGAGCCGCCCTGCCCGCGGCCCGACGCGCTCGACCGCGAGGCCGCCCGGACCGTCGCTCACCACCCCGAACAAGGCTGGAGCCTGCTCTGCAACGGCGTCGTCGTCTTCGAGGACACCGGCGAACTGCTCCCCGACGGCCGAGTGATCGACCCCCGGCGTCCTTCCTTGCAGGTCAGGCCCACATCTTCGCAGGTCAGGCCCACTCCGCTCGCCTGA
- a CDS encoding FadR/GntR family transcriptional regulator, with the protein MTSPIPRDPIPRDTVVDSLVDRLRDDVLSGRYPPGSYLPPERELAAGYEVTRTSLKHAIVRLAQAGLLETRHGVGTRVRDYERLGGPELLPMLVTTVGPAWMREIFEVRREVGAQVAAKAAGHATDEHRARLRELAAELRDAGSGDAAQLVECEIHRVVAGATGNRVYGFLVNALLNTYLKVRERFVHAFADPAAAADRIAPLIDALCAGDPGKAHAAATQYFAETEAIMTAGPGRNR; encoded by the coding sequence ATGACCTCGCCGATCCCCCGCGACCCGATCCCCCGCGACACCGTCGTGGACTCCCTCGTCGACCGGCTGCGCGACGACGTGCTGAGCGGCCGCTACCCGCCCGGCTCCTACCTGCCGCCCGAACGCGAGCTGGCGGCGGGCTACGAGGTCACCCGGACGTCGCTGAAGCACGCGATCGTCCGCCTCGCGCAGGCGGGGCTGCTGGAGACCCGGCACGGCGTCGGGACGCGGGTCCGCGACTACGAGCGGCTCGGCGGACCCGAGCTGCTGCCGATGCTGGTCACCACCGTCGGCCCGGCCTGGATGCGGGAGATCTTCGAGGTGCGGCGCGAGGTGGGCGCCCAGGTGGCGGCCAAGGCGGCCGGACACGCCACGGACGAGCACCGCGCCCGGCTGCGGGAGCTGGCCGCCGAGCTGCGCGACGCCGGAAGCGGGGACGCGGCGCAGCTCGTCGAATGCGAGATCCACCGCGTCGTCGCCGGGGCGACCGGCAACCGGGTGTACGGGTTCCTGGTCAACGCGCTGCTGAACACCTACCTGAAGGTCCGGGAGAGGTTCGTGCACGCGTTCGCCGACCCCGCCGCCGCGGCCGACCGCATCGCGCCGCTGATCGACGCGCTGTGCGCCGGCGACCCCGGCAAGGCGCACGCGGCGGCGACGCAGTACTTCGCCGAGACCGAGGCGATCATGACGGCGGGTCCCGGGAGGAACCGATGA
- a CDS encoding PepSY domain-containing protein produces MSKDVRRMFTGRRLLVALVAAGVVAGGGATAFAAANADGRDGGRDGGQVAPAGAGPAVAESPSATPSGEPSGGPVTVLDAAAAALKAAPGKIDEIELDDGVWEVEILADNGRWRDLKVDAGSGKVLSDRADDDDDDDDAAALRKAKLTASDAAEAALKAAPGTVTAVEFDEDDGRLVWEVEVKGEDGNERELEVNASSGKVAFDDDDDDGDDDRDDD; encoded by the coding sequence ATGAGCAAGGACGTGCGGCGGATGTTCACGGGACGCAGGCTGCTGGTGGCGCTGGTCGCCGCGGGGGTCGTCGCGGGCGGCGGAGCCACGGCGTTCGCCGCGGCGAACGCCGACGGGCGGGACGGCGGGCGGGACGGCGGGCAGGTCGCCCCGGCGGGAGCCGGTCCCGCGGTCGCGGAGTCGCCGTCCGCGACCCCGAGCGGTGAGCCGTCGGGCGGGCCCGTCACGGTGCTGGACGCGGCCGCGGCGGCGCTGAAGGCGGCCCCCGGCAAGATCGACGAGATCGAGCTGGACGACGGCGTCTGGGAGGTCGAGATCCTCGCGGACAACGGCCGGTGGCGTGACCTGAAGGTCGACGCCGGCAGCGGCAAGGTGCTGTCCGACCGCGCCGACGACGATGACGACGATGACGACGCCGCCGCCCTGCGGAAGGCGAAGCTCACCGCGTCGGACGCGGCCGAGGCCGCGCTGAAGGCGGCCCCCGGCACGGTGACGGCCGTCGAGTTCGACGAGGACGACGGCAGGCTCGTCTGGGAGGTGGAGGTCAAGGGTGAGGACGGCAACGAGCGCGAGCTCGAGGTCAACGCCTCCTCCGGCAAGGTCGCCTTCGACGACGATGACGACGATGGTGACGACGACCGGGACGACGACTGA